TTGTGGAAAGACTCGTGAACCTGTAAAAGGACAAGACAGTGATTACAACAGGGTCAGGCCTGAGCTTTAAAACAGTTCCAGCTCTTTACACCTTGCAGTGTTTTTATACTAAGAAAATCTGAATCAGAGGCACTCCAGGGATTTAAGAAGAGCCTGCTAAGTCCTGTATTTGAGTCTCAAAGGATGAGAATATAAGCCAAAACAAATAGCTTCCCCATTacttttcttgtaagaaaaaaagaatgcaagaCATCTTAGGCAACACACAGACAATTCTTTGgcattttaatttgaagaaaactGGCAGAGGTCTCCTAAGGGGACTGTAAGGAAGCTCCTGAGCCCCACTGACTTCAGAAGCACAAAAACTGAGCAAGTTCTGGTGGGGTTTAACTACAGTTGCGGTTTCTGGCAGCCCATCATAGCACATAGTCTGTCCAAATCAAATAAAGGCAGTAAAGGCCACCAAGACAGGGTTTAGAGCTCTGTTTTGGCTGATGGAGGAGGGACACTGACTCTTCTCAACACAATTTCTTTCATTAGCTCAGCTGTAACTACAGCCTTAGGGCAGACAATGCAACACCTGACACTTAAGTACTACAGGAgagcaatttattttcttctccagtcACTACTACTGTCTGCAGGCACTAAAAGATTTGCCAGAAAACAGGCAAGGCTTTCACAGCTACTGTCACTATGCAGAATTAAGAGCAAgtgataatttcttttaatttcaatgAGTTTATTCAATTGTTTCTCTAGGTAGAGTATGATTTCCTCCCTCAATTGAGAAGCTCAAAAGTATCCCACAGGGATGCACATGAGGTACACATGGGAGAGTAACtgaagaaaatacactgaaaacagaGGAGCAGTAGGTTGCTAGTTTTGGTCCATCACCACTACTGACTTTTCTCCCCCCTTCATCAATTACATGCTGAGATCACtggatgaaaattaaaaaaaccctgaattggGTTATTTCTCTGGACACATATAACCTAAAGACAAAGAAAGTTTCTTTACCTCTGTTTTGTTCAGTGGGGATTTCTTTGCCCACTCAAACATGTTCTCGTAGACATTGCCATCATACCGGCCAAGCACAGATCCAAGATGAACGTCATGGAAGTCAAAGGAGTCTACCAGTGCTACTGCATTGGGACGAATTATAGCCAAGAGCTCTTTCACATGTTGGTTCACTTGAATAACTTGGGCATCAGTCAGAATACCCGccttgggaagaaaaagaaaagattatcaGAAGAGCACACAAGTTGCAAGAACCTTCCCTTCCCCTATGGTCTAACACAGGTCAGCCTTCCCCCTCACAAAAATGCTGCAGTTCATAAAAcactagctttttttttcctaagtgctAAGTAATCATATTGGCAGTTTGCCACAGTGTACAAGCAAAAGGAGATGCCTAACACAGCCCAGCATACTGCCTAGCTGTTCAGTCTTTGATGGGAGACGCATTCTTCAGAGTGCCTGGATGTTAACTTCAGTAGCAAGTTTTCCTGAAGAACATGCATGTGTGTCTATTAAATTCTTCCTGGTTTCGGGGAACTTTTTTGGTAAGCAGCaaagaggagaatgggaagacaAAACATACCACATTTGtctgaagacaaaacaaaacactactgCACAAATGTATTCTCAAACTgaaagaatgaagagaaaaaagtaatACCTGACAATTTAAATCTATTCACTGAAGGACGGGTTAAGATTTGGAGTACAATATCCACTTTTTGTGCACTAATTCACAAATGCATACAGCTCTCAGAGCATGTCTAACTTACATCTCCTTTATTAACTCcttgtttttttaacatacaaCACCTGGTCACCAACTGGAAAACCTTTAGGCTAACCTAGACAGATGCTGTGTCACCATTTATCATCCAGCTCTGCTTCTGGCAGATCACAAGGGAAATGTGACAAGAGCCTTCCACCAGACCTGCACTGCTAATGGCCTTCTGGAAGTCAACAGCCAAGCCCTTATGCCTAAGCATTCACACAACTTTCATTTAAGGCATCTTTGCAAACAATGCTCTAGCTCTAGAGATTTAAAGTGTTGGAGAAAGGCACCAACCTGCAAGAAATCCCCTGTGTTCTTACTGATCCCATACAGTGCGTACAGGAGACACAGCTCAGTCATGACAGCACGGACAGCTGCATTAGTGATCTCAGACAGCTTCGCTGTGAAAAGCTTCACTATCACATAGTGACAGTGTGCCTGTAAGAAATGAAAGGAAGGTGAATCAGGTTCACGAAGAGATGAGAAGCTCTTATACCATATTTCTTTATCAGGTGCATAGCTGACCTCAGATGCTCGCACAAGATCAACAGAAGTTCTGTTCCAGGCTTCCTCCTTGCTCTTTCTGTGGTTCAGCTCAGCTTGCAAATTCTTTGCTGCAGATTCTACAAGCCTATTGCATAAGAGGAAGAGAAATAGGTTATGCAGTAACACCACATTAACAAGATTATGTACACTGAATTCATATGAGTTTCAGTCTAACACATCAGAACTCCTCAGAGGCCATGTGCCACAACTGAATACATTGCCTGGAGTGAGCAGTTGTGGCTCTAAAACCCCTATCATCACTGCTGCAGCTAGAACACAGCTACAGAGGGGTCAGACATTTGACAGCACATAGGCAGTGCTCGAATACTTACGTGTAGGTATCTGTCCTACTCTCACACTTCCTTCGCAACAGGCTTTAATATCAGGATTGTTTCTCTCCAGATAGATCTCTGAGCAGTTTCAACAGTGTTGGTATGTGTATACTTGAACATACTTTACATTTAAATGAGGAAGAGGTATTTCAAAATGGAACGGAGCAGAGCAACTAGGCTACGCGTAGGCTGTATGTAGCCTCTTGTAACCTCAAAGCACTTAACACTGACCCAACCTATTAAAGCATGTCACTTCCTGAAAGAAACACACAGAGCAAAGCTTTGCAAACCACATCTTCAGAATCTAATGTTAACAGGGCAGCACATCGCTACCATCTCCCAAGACACACAATTTTATCGATGCTTGGCTCACTCTATGGAGCGTGAACTCACCGGGCAGCACGTGCTTTGTAGGCCTCTACCAAGCTGACTGGATCATTGATCCGCACAGTCACACTTCTAGCAGCCACATGCTGTGGCTGAATGCGTTGCCTGGAGAGATCGTTAAGGTAGGACACCATGCCAGTAACCGGCTGCCCAGAACTAACTTGGGTGTAGCTTTTAACAAGGAACCTGAAAACAGACAACAAATAGCAACTCTTACTCACAAGTTGTTTGAATGGAGAGAAGTCATCTTTCCTAGGGTCAGACTAGCAAAGAACAGTTGTAGGCATATACTTTTCTGTCAAAAATAGGGCAAGGGACAGAAACATGAGACCAGTTTCATGGCAATATGGGACACTCTGCTGCTCATCACTTCAGCTACAAAGATCGCAATACCAAGGCAAGAATGTCTCTGGACAGAAGCTACCATACCTAGCTGTCTGCAGCATCATGACTGTGTTTTCTCCCTCATAGGTGCAGGACGGGGTGAATGTGACATAGATGTCAGGAATGCCACTGCAGCGAGAGTAGCCATGCCCACCACATGCCATCCGACACTCCTCAATACCAGCATTGGCAGTCCAGGAAGTGAAGGCCTTCAGCCCTGCTGTCAGTGCATGGAGCTGATGGACAAAATCAAAGCCAGTTTAGATTTTTTAGTTTCCCTTGTTAGCTTGCACACATATGTGTTAAGTACTGCAGCTCCCAGAAAAAAGTAGAGTCAATCCTTCCAGTGTCCCACAGGGTCTTGTTTTTCCTGTAAGGACTCTTTCCTGAGCCAAGCTATCCACATGAAAGCCTCTGTACACACAGATTTCTTCTGCGTACCCCATCCTTTCTGTCTCTACACATTATGTCCAAGACTGTTTTCAATTGGCTATTGTCACATTAGGCTCTCAGACAGAATCCCTAACCGAAAAGCGACATTTTACAACCCTAGCATCATCAGCACATGTGGAGCTTGAGATCTCCGAACCTGAAGAATTACACAACATCGCATGAGTGAAAGCCAAAACGGCTTGATGCTTTCTGTCCCATGCTGTAAATAAACCTTACATAAAATCAGACAACACAGTACCTCTGGCAGCTCACTCAGATCCCCTTCATTGATGTCTCCACTAATACGATGATAGGTATCTTTTATGTAGGCTCCCACAAAGTGAAAAGCATATGCTGTTGCCAGGAGAGGAAAGAGCTTGTATTGTTGGGTCTGATAATCCAAGATCTGGGGTTCTGGTTCCCTAGAGCAAAACACAGATGAGTCAGTCAGTGGCTAGCAAACTGCTGTGAAGTCCTATTCAACTCTAAGTTGCTTCTCCAGTTGGACGATACAAGCTGCACCCGTATCACGCCAGACTATCTAA
Above is a window of Opisthocomus hoazin isolate bOpiHoa1 chromosome 21, bOpiHoa1.hap1, whole genome shotgun sequence DNA encoding:
- the ACOX1 gene encoding peroxisomal acyl-coenzyme A oxidase 1 isoform X3, which gives rise to MFLPTLLTQATPEQQDRFFMPAWNLEIIGTYAQTEMGHGTHLRGLETTATYDPATQEFILNSPTVTSIKWWPGGLGKTSNHAIVLAQLYTQGQCKGLHAFIVPIRQLGTHEPLPGITVGDIGPKFGYDEMDNGYLKMDNFRIPRENMLMKYAQVEPDGTYVKPVSDKLTYGTMVFIRSFIVGDSARSLSRACTIAIRYSAVRHQSELKPGEPEPQILDYQTQQYKLFPLLATAYAFHFVGAYIKDTYHRISGDINEGDLSELPELHALTAGLKAFTSWTANAGIEECRMACGGHGYSRCSGIPDIYVTFTPSCTYEGENTVMMLQTARFLVKSYTQVSSGQPVTGMVSYLNDLSRQRIQPQHVAARSVTVRINDPVSLVEAYKARAARLVESAAKNLQAELNHRKSKEEAWNRTSVDLVRASEAHCHYVIVKLFTAKLSEITNAAVRAVMTELCLLYALYGISKNTGDFLQAGILTDAQVIQVNQHVKELLAIIRPNAVALVDSFDFHDVHLGSVLGRYDGNVYENMFEWAKKSPLNKTEVHESFHKHLKPMQAKL
- the ACOX1 gene encoding peroxisomal acyl-coenzyme A oxidase 1 isoform X2; translated protein: MMNADLRRERAAATFQRELLTHILDGGAERTRRRKEIEALVINDPDFQHEDLNFLSRSQRYEQAIRKSALMVMKLREYGIADPEEIFWFKRTCLGNFPEPFGLHFSMFQKTLEIQTTDAQKEKWLPLVREVKIIGTYAQTEMGHGTHLRGLETTATYDPATQEFILNSPTVTSIKWWPGGLGKTSNHAIVLAQLYTQGQCKGLHAFIVPIRQLGTHEPLPGITVGDIGPKFGYDEMDNGYLKMDNFRIPRENMLMKYAQVEPDGTYVKPVSDKLTYGTMVFIRSFIVGDSARSLSRACTIAIRYSAVRHQSELKPGEPEPQILDYQTQQYKLFPLLATAYAFHFVGAYIKDTYHRISGDINEGDLSELPELHALTAGLKAFTSWTANAGIEECRMACGGHGYSRCSGIPDIYVTFTPSCTYEGENTVMMLQTARFLVKSYTQVSSGQPVTGMVSYLNDLSRQRIQPQHVAARSVTVRINDPVSLVEAYKARAARLVESAAKNLQAELNHRKSKEEAWNRTSVDLVRASEAHCHYVIVKLFTAKLSEITNAAVRAVMTELCLLYALYGISKNTGDFLQAGILTDAQVIQVNQHVKELLAIIRPNAVALVDSFDFHDVHLGSVLGRYDGNVYENMFEWAKKSPLNKTEVHESFHKHLKPMQAKL
- the ACOX1 gene encoding peroxisomal acyl-coenzyme A oxidase 1 isoform X1, producing the protein MMNADLRRERAAATFQRELLTHILDGGAERTRRRKEIEALVINDPDFQHEDLNFLSRSQRYEQAIRKSALMVMKLREYGIADPEEIFWFKSFVHRGRPEPLDLHLGMFLPTLLTQATPEQQDRFFMPAWNLEIIGTYAQTEMGHGTHLRGLETTATYDPATQEFILNSPTVTSIKWWPGGLGKTSNHAIVLAQLYTQGQCKGLHAFIVPIRQLGTHEPLPGITVGDIGPKFGYDEMDNGYLKMDNFRIPRENMLMKYAQVEPDGTYVKPVSDKLTYGTMVFIRSFIVGDSARSLSRACTIAIRYSAVRHQSELKPGEPEPQILDYQTQQYKLFPLLATAYAFHFVGAYIKDTYHRISGDINEGDLSELPELHALTAGLKAFTSWTANAGIEECRMACGGHGYSRCSGIPDIYVTFTPSCTYEGENTVMMLQTARFLVKSYTQVSSGQPVTGMVSYLNDLSRQRIQPQHVAARSVTVRINDPVSLVEAYKARAARLVESAAKNLQAELNHRKSKEEAWNRTSVDLVRASEAHCHYVIVKLFTAKLSEITNAAVRAVMTELCLLYALYGISKNTGDFLQAGILTDAQVIQVNQHVKELLAIIRPNAVALVDSFDFHDVHLGSVLGRYDGNVYENMFEWAKKSPLNKTEVHESFHKHLKPMQAKL